From one Triticum urartu cultivar G1812 chromosome 3, Tu2.1, whole genome shotgun sequence genomic stretch:
- the LOC125547589 gene encoding receptor-like protein EIX2: protein MSIVLRCLCVQLAIASFLLTQTSSTEAHGNNTGSCAVSERSALVRFKAGLSDPADRLSTWQGDHCCRWKGIRCSKRTSHVIKLDLQGSYDSYLGGNISSSLAGLERLRYLDLSGNSFSGFQLAETLPSLHHLRYLNLSSSGFVGRIPPQLGNLTDLRYLSLGGNADTYSTDITWLSRLSSLEHLDLSSVNLSTIPNWLPVVNMLPSLKVLLLTSCQLNNSPDSLVHSNLTSLETLDISFNLAPKRLAPNWFWGLTSLKLLDISWSQFSGPIPDEIGNMTSMVELYLSHNNLVGMIPSNLKKLCNLETLFIHDAGINGSITEFFQRLPSCSWNKFSALDLSNNSLTGSLPTKLQESWLNLTFIYLGGNKLTGQVPLWIGELRKLTALNLMNNYLDGVIHEGHLSNLARLQRLLLSGNSIAITVNSIWLPPFNLTMIGLRSCLLGPKFPMWLRWQTPIYLDISNASISDIVPDWFWIMVSSLDSVRMQQNQLRGFLPSMMEYMRTSAMDLSSNQFSGPIPKLPINLTYLDLSTNKLSGLPLEFGTPLLEVLLLFGNSISGTIPSSLCKLTSLKLLDLSRNELTGSAPDCIVNQSTKNTESLSLSNLSLRNNNLSGVFPLFLKNCPDLIFLDLAHNKFFGTLPSWIGEKLPSLAFLRLRSNMFHGHIPLGLTKLANLQYLDLSNNNMSGSIPKSIVNCTRMILSRDKSDKFNGVLNFEDVVYRSDVDYTENFTIVTKGQERLYTGEVIYMVNLDLSCNNITGEIPEEIGALVALKSLNLSWNALSAKIPEKIGALVQVESLDLSHNELFGKIPTGLSALTSLSHLNLSYNNLSGEIPSGNQLQTLDDQEYIYVGNPGLCGSTIPKKCPGIELIPATPEHHEDAGNMISFYIAMSSGYVMGLWVVFCTFLFKRKWRIFWFSFCDSLYNRVYVKVAVSWASWTSKDG from the coding sequence CTTCAAGGTTCCTATGACAGCTATCTAGGAGGCAACATAAGCTCCTCGTTGGCTGGTCTAGAACGTCTAAGGTACCTCGACCTCAGCGGCAACTCATTTAGCGGCTTTCAGCTAGCAGAGACTTTGCCGTCTCTCCACCACTTGAGGTATCTAAACCTGTCCAGCTCGGGCTTTGTTGGAAGGATACCACCACAGCTGGGTAATCTCACCGACTTACGTTACTTGAGTCTTGGTGGTAACGCCGACACATACTCCACGGATATCACCTGGTTGTCGCGATTATCTTCCCTTGAACACCTGGACTTGAGCTCTGTGAACCTCAGCACCATTCCGAACTGGTTGCCAGTCGTGAATATGCTTCCTTCCCTCAAAGTTCTTCTTCTTACTAGCTGCCAACTTAACAACAGTCCTGATTCTCTTGTGCATTCAAACCTGACATCTCTTGAAACTCTCGACATTTCCTTCAACCTTGCCCCAAAGCGTCTAGCACCCAACTGGTTTTGGGGCTTGACTAGCCTTAAGTTGCTTGATATCTCATGGAGTCAATTTAGTGGTCCAATTCCTGACGAGATTGGGAATATGACCTCCATGGTAGAGCTCTATCTGTCACATAATAATCTTGTGGGCATGATACCGTCAAACCTGAAAAAACTTTGTAACTTGGAAACATTGTTTATACATGATGCCGGTATCAATGGAAGCATAACGGAATTCTTTCAACGGTTGCCTTCTTGTTCATGGAATAAATTTTCAGCCTTGGATCTATCTAACAACAGTTTGACAGGAAGCCTACCAACCAAGCTGCAAGAATCCTGGCTCAATCTGACCTTTATCTATCTTGGTGGAAACAAACTCACAGGTCAGGTGCCGCTATGGATAGGAGAGCTCAGAAAGCTAACTGCATTGAACCTAATGAACAACTACCTGGATGGTGTTATACATGAAGGTCATTTATCAAACCTAGCAAGATTGCAGAGATTGTTGTTGTCAGGTAATTCAATAGCCATCACAGTGAATTCAATTTGGCTTCCTCCATTTAATCTGACAATGATTGGACTCCGGTCGTGCCTACTCGGACCTAAATTTCCGATGTGGCTACGGTGGCAAACACCTATATACCTCGACATCTCAAATGCAAGCATCTCCGACATAGTTCCGGATTGGTTTTGGATAATGGTTTCCTCGTTGGACTCGGTTAGAATGCAACAAAATCAACTTCGTGGTTTTCTACCATCTATGATGGAATATATGAGGACATCCGCAATGGATCTCAGTTCCAATCAATTCAGTGGTCCAATTCCTAAGCTTCCTATTAACCTAACCTACTTGGATCTTAGTACAAACAAACTATCAGGGCTACCATTGGAATTTGGAACGCCACTACTTGAAGTACTTCTTCTATTTGGCAACTCAATCTCTGGCACCATTCCATCATCTCTGTGCAAGTTGACATCACTGAAACTATTAGACCTATCAAGAAATGAGCTCACTGGGTCAGCTCCTGATTGCATAGTCAATCAATCCACTAAAAACACAGAAAGTTTAAGTCTTAGTAATCTAAGCTTAAGAAACAACAACCTCTCTGGTGTTTTTCCTTTATTCCTCAAAAATTGTCCCGACCTCATATTTCTTGATCTCGCACACAATAAATTCTTTGGGACTTTGCCATCATGGATTGGGGAGAAGTTGCCATCTTTGGCATTCTTGCGGTTGAGATCTAATATGTTTCATGGCCACATTCCTTTGGGGCTCACAAAGCTAGCTAATCTTCAATATTTGGACCTTTCCAACAACAATATGTCAGGAAGCATACCAAAATCTATTGTTAACTGCACGAGGATGATTCTAAGCAGAGATAAATCTGATAAATTTAATGGAGTACTCAATTTTGAAGATGTTGTTTATCGCTCTGACGTTGACTACACAGAGAATTTCACAATAGTCACAAAAGGCCAAGAGAGATTATATACAGGAGAAGTCATATACATGGTAAATCTTGATTTGTCGTGTAACAATATCACAGGAGAGATTCCTGAAGAGATCGGCGCACTTGTGGCGCTGAAGAGCCTGAACCTATCATGGAATGCCCTCAGTGCAAAAATTCCTGAGAAGATTGGCGCCTTGGTGCAAGTCGAGTCTCTTGACCTATCACATAATGAATTGTTCGGTAAAATCCCTACAGGCTTATCGGCTCTCACATCATTGAGTCACTTGAACCTGTCCTACAACAATCTGAGTGGAGAGATACCATCTGGGAATCAGCTTCAAACACTTGATGACCAGGAGTATATTTATGTGGGCAATCCTGGTCTTTGTGGTTCCACGATCCCCAAGAAATGTCCAGGAATTGAGTTAATTCCAGCTACTCCGGAACATCATGAAGATGCGGGCAATATGATCTCGTTTTACATCGCCATGAGCTCTGGATATGTAATGGGCCTCTGGGTAGTCTTCTGCACCTTCTTGTTCAAGAGGAAATGGAGAATTTTCTGGTTCTCATTCTGTGACAGCTTGTACAACCGAGTTTATGTGAAGGTGGCTGTTAGTTGGGCTTCCTGGACAAGCAAAGATGGGTAG